In one window of bacterium DNA:
- the rpoZ gene encoding DNA-directed RNA polymerase subunit omega, with protein sequence MVENVYEPETEGMVEEEAKPKRLQARSTDLASYYQISLEELIARAKDRYDLVMKTAKLAREINASRLRYGVPRPEKATVVALNEIHQDKNLE encoded by the coding sequence ATGGTCGAAAACGTTTACGAACCTGAGACCGAGGGCATGGTTGAAGAGGAAGCTAAACCCAAGCGGTTGCAGGCCAGGTCCACGGACCTCGCCAGCTATTACCAGATATCCCTCGAGGAGCTCATCGCCAGGGCGAAGGACCGCTACGATCTGGTCATGAAGACGGCCAAGCTGGCCCGCGAGATAAACGCCTCCAGGCTGCGTTACGGGGTCCCGCGTCCGGAGAAGGCGACGGTGGTCGCCCTCAATGAAATTCATCAGGATAAAAACCTCGAGG